In Fibrobacter sp. UWR2, a single window of DNA contains:
- a CDS encoding TIGR02147 family protein yields MQPVTEYKDYREYLLDYYRERKRSSAFTWREFAKLAGFASGAHLKLVCDGKMRLREEGAKKTAQAMNLSAFEQEYFVLMVRYERAKTDLEKKKCFEEMQALCEANRVKILGSELYSYYETWKHSVVRELAVAMPGAKPSEIAKACKPPISAADVSESLYFLVKSGLLTRDIKGNYHQTNQSLSSGRLNVVAVAVHSLLRQMGEFALEALDKLPISERNFSGITMGVSAEGYAKIVEELAQCRKRIVSIVTEDKNVEKVCRLNMQLFPLTENICNGTSVRGPKIN; encoded by the coding sequence ATGCAGCCTGTTACCGAATACAAAGATTATCGTGAATATTTGTTGGATTATTATCGCGAACGAAAGCGCAGTTCCGCGTTTACGTGGCGCGAATTTGCAAAATTGGCGGGGTTTGCTTCGGGGGCTCATTTGAAACTTGTTTGTGATGGCAAGATGCGGCTTCGCGAAGAAGGGGCGAAGAAAACCGCACAGGCAATGAACTTATCCGCGTTTGAGCAGGAATATTTTGTCTTGATGGTGCGTTACGAACGGGCGAAAACGGATCTCGAGAAGAAGAAATGTTTTGAAGAAATGCAAGCGCTCTGTGAAGCCAATCGTGTGAAAATTCTCGGAAGCGAACTTTATTCCTACTATGAAACATGGAAACATTCTGTCGTCCGTGAGCTTGCTGTAGCGATGCCGGGGGCAAAGCCGAGCGAAATCGCCAAAGCATGCAAGCCTCCGATTTCTGCTGCAGATGTCAGCGAAAGTTTGTATTTCCTGGTGAAGTCTGGGCTTTTGACGCGCGATATCAAGGGGAACTATCACCAGACAAATCAATCGCTCTCGTCTGGACGCTTGAACGTTGTCGCTGTGGCGGTTCACTCGCTATTGCGCCAGATGGGCGAATTTGCTCTCGAGGCATTGGATAAATTGCCTATTTCGGAACGAAACTTTAGCGGTATTACCATGGGCGTGTCTGCAGAAGGTTATGCTAAAATTGTTGAAGAACTTGCCCAGTGTCGCAAACGCATTGTCTCGATTGTCACAGAAGACAAGAACGTGGAAAAAGTTTGTCGTTTGAACATGCAGCTTTTCCCGCTGACGGAAAATATTTGCAATGGTACTTCTGTAAGAGGCCCCAAAATAAATTGA
- a CDS encoding porin family protein, with protein MKLFRVLTTIIFSGIVCSAFAQDSYEADVDSAWIASQNGGSTEMNDGSDEPNPECIGDGCGEATAESTTEQASNEAVAESAAEKTKNEGADSDEEEDCTPADSLLPECKDSASETKVASSDDDDDDDDTYDRYTNENADISRASREGFSSGFSLGFRFGGGFNLFFIGEETDDWRIGYEATAGIIAQTKLGIEGLFASVGLSFSYFRYRYEADFEFDDYSEEDEAKVNVALFEIPVIIKYAIGGGNITLGLGFDLGLKLTGSSEFDQTINTSTTTEQDDTHDNTLPTAGLEMGAVLEIGYIVNKNVSVDLRVIQRFTNLLNSDVVFESSVKDAKLLGTHATIGISLFL; from the coding sequence ATGAAATTGTTTAGGGTACTTACCACCATCATTTTTTCGGGGATTGTCTGTTCTGCCTTCGCACAGGATTCCTACGAGGCCGACGTGGATTCCGCATGGATTGCCTCGCAGAACGGTGGCAGCACGGAAATGAACGACGGTTCCGACGAACCGAACCCCGAATGCATCGGGGATGGCTGCGGCGAGGCCACTGCCGAATCCACCACGGAGCAGGCCAGCAACGAGGCCGTAGCCGAATCAGCCGCGGAGAAAACTAAAAACGAAGGGGCCGATTCCGACGAAGAAGAGGACTGCACCCCCGCAGACTCGCTCCTCCCAGAATGCAAGGATTCCGCGTCCGAGACCAAGGTCGCTAGCAGCGACGACGATGATGACGACGACGACACCTACGACCGCTACACCAACGAGAACGCCGACATCAGCCGCGCAAGCCGTGAGGGATTTTCGAGCGGATTCAGCCTGGGGTTCAGGTTCGGTGGCGGTTTCAACCTGTTTTTCATCGGCGAAGAGACCGATGACTGGAGAATCGGATACGAGGCCACGGCAGGTATCATCGCACAGACAAAACTCGGCATCGAAGGATTGTTCGCATCAGTCGGGCTTTCCTTCAGCTATTTCCGCTACCGCTACGAGGCAGACTTCGAGTTCGACGACTACAGCGAAGAAGACGAAGCCAAGGTCAATGTCGCACTGTTCGAGATCCCGGTCATCATCAAGTACGCAATCGGCGGCGGCAATATCACCCTCGGTCTCGGGTTCGACCTGGGCCTCAAACTCACGGGCTCCTCGGAATTCGACCAGACCATCAACACGAGTACGACTACGGAACAAGACGATACTCACGACAACACCCTCCCTACCGCCGGACTGGAGATGGGCGCGGTCCTCGAGATCGGCTACATCGTGAACAAGAACGTCTCCGTGGACTTGCGTGTCATACAGCGTTTTACAAATCTCCTGAACAGCGACGTAGTCTTTGAATCCTCTGTCAAGGATGCGAAGTTGTTGGGAACGCACGCGACCATCGGCATCTCGCTGTTCCTGTAG